The following proteins are encoded in a genomic region of Bacillus methanolicus MGA3:
- a CDS encoding HPP family protein, with protein sequence MRSGNAVALKKEEEVLYSSRPNYWDKMKGKGKSPLKANIKDAMTELIGGFITIFVLAVLTKITPATLLMAPFGGSCMLAFSVWDGPLSQPRNIIGGHFISTLVGLIVYHFLGNQPWTIALGVGLAIAIMMMTKTTHPPAVADPIVVILGAYKWSYLITTVLIGSIVIVLIAVLINNLRENRAYPISWI encoded by the coding sequence ATGAGATCCGGAAATGCTGTAGCGCTTAAAAAGGAGGAGGAGGTATTATATTCATCTCGTCCTAATTATTGGGATAAAATGAAGGGGAAGGGAAAAAGTCCTTTAAAAGCAAATATAAAGGATGCAATGACTGAACTAATTGGAGGATTTATTACTATTTTTGTTCTGGCAGTTTTAACAAAGATCACGCCGGCAACTTTGTTAATGGCCCCATTTGGAGGAAGTTGTATGTTAGCATTTAGTGTATGGGACGGTCCTTTATCTCAGCCGAGGAATATTATAGGTGGACATTTCATTTCTACGCTTGTAGGTTTAATAGTTTACCATTTTTTAGGAAATCAACCATGGACTATCGCTTTAGGAGTAGGATTAGCTATAGCAATCATGATGATGACAAAAACAACTCATCCGCCTGCTGTGGCAGATCCAATTGTTGTGATACTTGGAGCTTACAAATGGAGTTACCTAATTACTACAGTATTAATTGGCTCAATAGTCATTGTCTTAATAGCGGTATTAATCAATAATTTACGTGAAAATAGAGCATATCCGATTTCCTGGATATAA
- a CDS encoding zinc ribbon domain-containing protein, producing the protein MSLSERVFQCECGVVKDRDWNASLNIRNEGLRLLV; encoded by the coding sequence TTGTCTCTTTCCGAACGTGTATTCCAATGCGAATGTGGGGTTGTGAAAGACAGGGATTGGAATGCTTCGCTCAACATTAGAAACGAAGGACTTCGACTATTAGTATAA